One Shewanella aestuarii genomic window, TTTTTACATTGATTGTAAGAAATTGCAAGTTAATATGAAAGACACATCGCCGCTTTATCAGGATCAAACGAATATTCGGTATAGGTGCCATCAGCATTAGTTTGGTAGCACATGCGACTATTACATTCGACCTTACAAAGTTGATAATTATTCTTCAATGCCCATGAACGTGGCTTTTGCTGCACACTGACATCATTAACATGCATCACGCCCAACAAATTTTGGCGCGGAGAAAAGACTTCAACCCAATCCCCTTCAAAATAAAGTGCGTAGAGATCAGAACCAGCCTTTAACTGACCTATGACGGTATCTGAGTCGAATGAGCTATAAACGGCAGGCATGCTTTTGACCGTTTTAAGTTTCGATAGGTATGGCAAAATTGGGGCTATTCTTTGCTTATCGCCTTGCACTGCAAGCCAATGAGTTGCATGAGCAAGGTTTTGATTGGCGCTACCTAAGTAATAGTGATCAATCAGGGCAACACTGGCGTCTGCTTGGCCATCTATAACAGCCGATTTTAACCAAAATTCCGCTGATTCGGCGTCTTTGTTCACACCATTGCCAACCAAATAACGCCGATAAAGTTCAAACTTGCCATCAGGACTGCCTTGTCTTGCTGCTTTATAAAACCAATCAAATGCCGTTTTTTCATCCTGATTAAATACACGCCCCTCACTATAAAGCTGACCCAGCAAGAAGGAAGAATGATGATCACCCTGCTCCGATGCGTTGGATAGCCATTTCAGTGTTAGTTCGGGATCATGAACCGTCGATACGGGGGAGTTATCAAGTGAATAGTTGTAGCCTACTTCACGTTGCGAAGCTATATCGCCTTGTTTGGCTTTAATAAGGGTGTTTACCCATTGCTCATAAGTATCCCAAAACTGAATCGCTTCCTGATCACCTGCCTGCATGGACTTTAAAATATATGCTTTGCCTTGTGCAAAATTCTCTGCTGCGATTAATTGAAGGCCATATTTATATTGTGCATTGGGAATATTTGCTTCTGCCTCTGCTTGTAATGGACTTGCAGCACAACCCGCACCCAAGAGTAAAATTGCACATACAGTAGCTAAAGTTGTTTTTTTCATTTCTGGGACTCCGATTTAGATGAAACAAATGCTGACATTTGATCACCGAACTTAAACGCACTCAAAAACGTGTCAGTTGGATGATTAGCAATGATCGTGATGCCATTATTAGTAAAGGAAACGGGTGTTGTTTTATTTAAATGTCGAATGCCGAAATCAACAAAGAGATTAAACTTCTGCTGATAGAGCTCGTCATCACAAGAATGAGCAGGTAATGATGCACCTTTAAATGATTTAATGATGAGCTCTGTATTTGATTGGTTATTGATGTAATTAGCACACCAATACGACAGCATTTTTCTACCCACAGAGGAATCACTACCCGAGCGAGGGAATGGTGCTAGATAAACATCAATGCCGTTAGCGTTTAAGTCTGCAATATTGTCTGTATAGCGACGACAGGCAGGACACGATGTATCAACGAAAGTAAGTAATGCACCTCGGCTGTTTTGGGCTTTATAAACTGGCAATATAGAAAAATCTAAATTTTTGAGGTCAGCGTTCACCGCTTTATTTGTTATACCGACATGAGAGCTAGGGGATTTGGGTAAACCAGGTACCTGCTCAGTAACATCTTTAGATGAAGGCGTTGAAGGGGTCTTAACTGATGTTGGATTGCTCGCTATAACACTATCATCATAACCAATTTCATATTTGCCATGATTAGCATCCAATCGGTAAGTCGATTCACTATACGACGTAAGCACATCGCTTGCTGGCGAGTTTTTAGAAGCGCCGAATATTGTCACTGGCTTTTTACCCGATTCTTGCAAGACGGCCATATCACCTTGGATGCTGACTTTAAGGTCGTTATCAAAAAATGCGTATGAATCACCATGCTTTACCGCAAATACATTGCAGACCGGAGTTTCAAATGCGTATGCCTCACCAATCAGCGAGGGAAACCTTTCAAATAACTTCTTTGAAAATGTTTCTTGCGAGTCGCACGAGACAACAGTGCCAGAGCCTACCAACAAATATGACAGAGCAAGACCGCCCATAAGCCCAATGAATGCAGAGTTTTTTGAGAATGTCTTGGGTAATACGGTTGTTTCCTTCCACATTACAATACACCTTTCAGATACATGATAAATAAATCAAGGTTAGCACTTATAAAGCAAACATCCAAGTATTAATAGACAGTGTGAGCTGACTTTTTTAAGGCTGAAAGCCTTTAAAGTTACTTTAAAATCAGGTTGGCCGAGCCACAATAATTCGTGTGACACTCAGTTGCATTAAAAACGCAATCTAGTTGATACCGCCCATTGGGAGAAAGGACACTTTTTGTTAAAAAACGCTACTGACTGTCACACCGAGCGAGAAATTTGTGACACTCAGTTGCAAAAATATCGAAAAATAAGCCAAAAATGCCAAAATCGGCCAATTTTTATGTGACCTTCAGTAGCACAGCCGTTTTGTGTATTTGGCATATCACGCCCATAAGAAAGCCCCAAAAAGATAACCTCGAAAAGATGACAATGACATAAAATGATGTAAAATGTACTTATCATGTATATATTGGGTTGATTATGATTTCAAAGTCATTCATAGAATCATTAAAGCATTCGGTATCCATTGTTGACCTTATCGATTCCTATGTCCCACTGAAGAAGCAAGGCAAAGAATATGTTGCTTGCTGTCCATTCCATACAGAAAGTAGTCCTTCGTTCAAAGTGAATGAGAATAAAGACCTCTATCATTGTTTTGGTTGCGGTGAACATGGCGGGATCATTGATTTTGTCATGACGTTTGAATCAATTGGTTTTGCAGATGCAGTTGAAACTATTGCTGGCAAATTTGGCCTTACCGTGGAGTACGAAAAGAAGAGTGCGCCTAAAAACACGACAAACGATGCCGAAATATCATTAGTCAGATTCATACAGAAAGTGTTCAATAAGAATCAATCTCCACTTAACGAAACCCTTGGCATTTCACAAAAGACAATAGAACAACTCGAACTGGGGGGCGCGACGAATAGTTTGGCCGTCCAGAATAGTATTCGAAATGATGATGCGCTGAAAAAGTTGGCTGGCAAAATAAACTTTCATTCGGGGTATCTAAAAGTCCCTTCCGATACAAACGCATTAGTTGTACCTCTTTACAGGGCAAACAAAAAATTTGCAGGATTGTATGTTAACTCAAAAAACGAGCCTTACTTAATCGGACCTAAAGGTGCGGATAGAGGCTTACTATATAACCCAAGCAAGACGTTTGTTAAAAATAAACCCCTCATCATCAGTACGGATATGCTAGATGCTATTAAGTGTTACGATCTCGGCATACCAAATTATATGTGCGCTGCAGATACGAAAGCAAAAAGTCTAACGACTGAAATGCTACGTGCTTATAGAGCTGATACTACCTATTTTATAGTGAAGAACGATCCTGAACGCACTAAAGCGCTTGCGATGGATCTGCTATCTGCCATCAAAACATCAAACAACCTATATGGTTTAAATATCCTTGTCATAAGCGAAAAAATATCGCTGAACGCAATGGTGGCGGCTAATGGTAATGATGTACTGCCAACAATACTATCGAAAGCGAACAGCTGGCATGACTATATAGCAAGAGAGCTGATCCGAGATAAAGATACTTTCGCGCCTTCTTTCAAAGATGAAATGGCACAATTGCTACTTGAAACTTATGAGCAAAGTACAAAACATAACGGGATGCCGTTAATGCTCTATTTAATCGCTGATTCAATCGGCAAATGTACAAGATTAAACCCTCAACAAATTTTACATTTAGCTTCTGAAAATATAGATGAACATATCGCAAGGAAAATAAAGCAATCCGAGCATGAACTAATGGATAAACATCTAGCCTATGCAAAACAAGTGCTAGGTGGTGTATCAGTCAAAGATATCGACACACTAACGGCGTTACTAATACTTGAATCAAAAGGTGTTGCGGAGCCATCAATCACAAATGAGATCAGTGAAAGTCTGATTAAAATCTTAGGCGAAGATAACTCATTCGCTAAGGTCCATAAAATCTTGAATGATCATGGATATATCAGTCAGCAGGATTTAAATGAAGCGCTCGACGAAATTGAAAAGTTTCAGGTGAATAGTAATTTAAGTGACTTCATGCTGGATGACGGTTTTTTAATTGATGCCAAAATGCTGGTGGATTACATTTGCACAAGTCATAACCTACTAACAGCCCTGCCCCAAAAACCGAATCACACACAACCAATATCAAGTCCCAGTATGTGAAAAAAAAGCCAAAAAAAACTCCATAATCGATTATGGAGTTTTTTAATGACTTATTGCCACTAGAAGAATCTGTCTTGGGATGAGGTCAAAGGTAGTGGTTCTAACTCTTTGCCGCCAGTAGAGGCTTCACTGTTAGTGTCTTCCGATGGTTGTTCATTAGCATCACCAGACTTGACCTCGGCCTTAACATCACTCTCTGAATCATTATCTTCATTTGAAGGCTCTGCTTTTTCGCTCGCAGACTTAGCCTCATCAGTTTTAGGCTTCGATGGCTCTGGTGATGGTTTGGCATCTTTAACTACTTGCTCATCCTTTGCAGCGGCCTCGCTCTTGTCAGCTTTTGGGCTTGGTTGATCGGCATTATTTTCGCTTTGAGCTTTACTAGCTTCATTCGTATTCGCATTTTCATCGGCAGAAGATTGTTTATTAAACATACCAGGCATTTTTTCAGCAGCCGCTTCTTTAGCGGCTTGTCTAAGCGCAGCGATATTGCTGTAATTCCGGTCAAATTTAACCCCGATACCTGCACTCTTACAGGCATTAACCATGGCTTCAACATAGTCAGCATCGCCATGTACCTTGATACTTTTCCATCCTTTCATCTTAGCAGCGCTTACAGCTGCAGCAGCGGTAGCTTCAGGTGAGTCAGAATCAACAGAAAATTTTCCATAGTAATCTTTAATCGTCACATTATTACGCAAGTTGATTTCTAAGCAGCCTAAATCAGCATTCACTTCACATAAGTTAGAACCCAATTTCTTATGCAAGAAAAAATTATTCACAATGCTTCTCATGTAACTGTTAGAAAGTAACCGGCGGTCAATCGTAGGGTTATCATCCTTTTCGACATTCAAAGGTTCAGTTGGCTTATTCTCAGATCTGCCAGTCGCTGTATTATCAGCAGGTGAATTCTGGCCGTTGTTATTAGGTTCAACATGCAATGTTTTGGATGAATCAGTTGGAGTCTGTTGGGAGTTAGATTTCGTCTTTTTAGTATCCGAACTTTCAACGTTTTCATTTTCATCCACTTTAGATTCAGAAGCAGTTGATTCAGGCGCATCCTCAGCATTATTAGGGTTTTTAAAAGGGATAACATTGTAAGCTGACTGAACATTACCGACAAAAGTGCTCTTACTATCATCCTCATCTTTATCAGCCTGATTCTTGTCGTCAGTATCCTCAGTAGTTTTTTCATTCGATGAAGCTACAGTTTCATCTAGTGGCTCATCATCATGAATAATGCTTTCTACCGCATTGATAAAATCTATGTCATCTGAATTGTCATCACAAAGAGGTGACTCATTTTGAGCCGCATAAACTGAAGCGTAATCGGAAGCGTAATCCGTTTCAGGATCTGGTTCTGACTCAAGATCTGGCTCAACAAAAGAACCATTTTCATCATCAATTATATCCTCGTTTTTTTCTTCATAATAATGATCTTCTTCGTCACAATCCTTTATAAATTGTTCCGTTAATTTAGCAAATGCTGATAATTTGCTTTCAACGCTCTCAGGCAGATCATCTAACTTAGCCTTTGAGTCATCGCCCATGTTATTTGCATGACCATCCTCTAGAATTGCCTCATCCAAAACCATGTTTGAAACTGAGGTTTCATCAGATGAAGCATGTTCAGAATGCTCCGCTATATCCGCGACATCTTCTTCTGGTGTTATCTCATCTAAAGCAACACACACATCAGTAACGTCATCAGATGAAACAGGGTCAGAATGCTCCGCTATATCCGCGACATCTTCTTCTGGTGTTATCTCATCTAAAGCAACACGCACATCAGTAACGTCATCAGATGAAACAGGGTCAGAATGCACCGCTATATCCGCGTCATCTTCCGCTAATGCAACAAGCTCATCCAAGTCACCCCAATCAGCATTGTTGTCATCAAGTTCCGGTGCATCTAGCTTGTCATAATCCGGCTCGAAGTTATCCTCCACACTCGGAAATTTGTTTAATGAATCCAATTCGTCTTCAAAACTTTTCAATGCCGACATAACACACCCCATATACTTATAAGTTACATGATTAGTATATCACGCAACAGGGCTATGTAAAACGTGGTTAGCAGGATAATGCCCCTGAATATGAGGTTGGCATTATAATATTTAGCTGTGCCAAACCAGTCGAGTCTATATCTCTGTTAAATATAAAGAAAACCACCTTAGCTATATGTATGTGCCAAACCTAACTTAAAACGCGATGAGTCAATAATTTTTCGGGGGCTAATATTCAAAATTGAGAGAGGTTAAATTGCGCTGTGCCAAACTGTAGTCGCGCAACCCTCTGACTTAGTTGCAAAAATTAACAAGCCTGATTTCTTGTGCCAAACCAGCCCTGTAAGTAAGCTAAATACATCCAAATGAATGGCAATTTCGCCACAAAATTGAGTCGATTTTAGGTGTGTGCCAAACCAAGTGCCTTCTAGATGTTGATTTATAATAAAAAGCTCACTAAGCACACAAGACTGTGCCAAACCAGTAGTGGTTTAAAGGGCATAAATATCAGTTATAAGCGAAAATATTATCGATTTATACCTATATGCCAAACTCAGGATTGTATAAAGCACTGAAATCACAAGTAAATCCGCATCCAGATTTTTCCTTTCTGCCACGCAGGGGGTGCAAAACTATCTAATTTACTGGTTTTAAACGGCACGATTAAGGCTATAAATCCACATAATCGCAAAAGTTTCTTTGATAACAGACACTTGCGTCATCTTTATTTTAAAAATTAATGTAACTGTTTCAACAGTTATGAATACCAGTCGGTGTTTTTCAGTCAACAGTTACCCTTTTAACCCTGTAAATATCCATTTCAAGCCTGCTGTAAAACCCAATCAGATTTTTGGATCGAAAAATGATCGGTAAATCACAGTGATTTCTGGTGTCCAATTGGCGGGAGATTTCTGACTGGGAGGTTAAATTCACCGGGCAAGTTGCAGTGATTTTTGGTGTTCAATTGGCGGGTGATTTCTGACTGGGAGGTTAAATTAACACGGCAAAACACAGTGATTTCTGGTGTTCAAATGGCGGGTGATTTCTATCTGAGAAGTTAAATTGATCGGGCAAGTTACAGTGATTTCTGGTGTTCAAATGGCGGGTGATTTCTGGCTGGGAGGTTAAATTCACCGGGCAAGTTACAGTGATTTTCGGTGTCCAAATGGCGGGTGATTTCTGGCTGGGAGATTAAATTCACCGGGCAAGTTACAGTGATTTTCGGTGTCCAAATGGCGGGTGATTTCTATCTGAGAAGTTAAATTGATCGGGCAAGTTACAGTGATTTCTGGTGTTCAAATGGCGGGTGATTTCTGGCTGGGAGGTTAAATTCACCGGGCAAGTTACAGTGATTTCTGGTGTTCAATTGGCGGGTGATTTCTGAGTGGGAGGTTAAATCCACCGGGCAAGCTACAGTGATTTTTGGTGTTCAATTGGCTGGTGATTTCTGGGTAGACGGTTTTGGATAATCGGGTAAGTACGTTGATTGCAATATTCTCACAATGTTGACTAGCCCAATGAAGCTATATAGAAATGCCACCAACTAAAATTTATTTATTGGCATTAATAAAATAAAATAAAATAAAATATATCAACTGAGAGTTGCGTTTTATTTTATATAGACTAAACTAAAACAGTCAATTCAATTAGCGATTGCGACCCGCTAATCAACCACGAGGCAATGTCATGAATTTAATACTTGATGTGTATACCAACTCTAATCAGTTAGTGCCATCCCAAATCGCAATAGAAAGCGAAGATCTAGATGAACTATTCCAGCAGGCACGTTTGATGTTTGATGCTTTAAAAAGCGAAAGCAAACCAGTCAAGCATCTACCCGTAGGATTAATATTTAACTATGACATTCGATTCGATTTTGTGGACGAGAACGAACAGCCATTGGAAGATGAAGAATTAAATCACTGGGAGTATATGGATTGTAAGGTGTACCAGAATGTAATCGTGATCGAATTTGAACATCGCGACGATGGCACAACCATGTTTGCAGAATATTACCTCTCATCTGGTAAGGGAGAATAATCATGCGAAATGCAATTACACAGGACAACACCCTTAAAGTAACTTTAAATTTTCTTCGCACGTTAGATATAGAAGAT contains:
- a CDS encoding tetratricopeptide repeat protein, which codes for MKKTTLATVCAILLLGAGCAASPLQAEAEANIPNAQYKYGLQLIAAENFAQGKAYILKSMQAGDQEAIQFWDTYEQWVNTLIKAKQGDIASQREVGYNYSLDNSPVSTVHDPELTLKWLSNASEQGDHHSSFLLGQLYSEGRVFNQDEKTAFDWFYKAARQGSPDGKFELYRRYLVGNGVNKDAESAEFWLKSAVIDGQADASVALIDHYYLGSANQNLAHATHWLAVQGDKQRIAPILPYLSKLKTVKSMPAVYSSFDSDTVIGQLKAGSDLYALYFEGDWVEVFSPRQNLLGVMHVNDVSVQQKPRSWALKNNYQLCKVECNSRMCYQTNADGTYTEYSFDPDKAAMCLSY
- a CDS encoding CHC2 zinc finger domain-containing protein: MISKSFIESLKHSVSIVDLIDSYVPLKKQGKEYVACCPFHTESSPSFKVNENKDLYHCFGCGEHGGIIDFVMTFESIGFADAVETIAGKFGLTVEYEKKSAPKNTTNDAEISLVRFIQKVFNKNQSPLNETLGISQKTIEQLELGGATNSLAVQNSIRNDDALKKLAGKINFHSGYLKVPSDTNALVVPLYRANKKFAGLYVNSKNEPYLIGPKGADRGLLYNPSKTFVKNKPLIISTDMLDAIKCYDLGIPNYMCAADTKAKSLTTEMLRAYRADTTYFIVKNDPERTKALAMDLLSAIKTSNNLYGLNILVISEKISLNAMVAANGNDVLPTILSKANSWHDYIARELIRDKDTFAPSFKDEMAQLLLETYEQSTKHNGMPLMLYLIADSIGKCTRLNPQQILHLASENIDEHIARKIKQSEHELMDKHLAYAKQVLGGVSVKDIDTLTALLILESKGVAEPSITNEISESLIKILGEDNSFAKVHKILNDHGYISQQDLNEALDEIEKFQVNSNLSDFMLDDGFLIDAKMLVDYICTSHNLLTALPQKPNHTQPISSPSM
- a CDS encoding LPD7 domain-containing protein translates to MSALKSFEDELDSLNKFPSVEDNFEPDYDKLDAPELDDNNADWGDLDELVALAEDDADIAVHSDPVSSDDVTDVRVALDEITPEEDVADIAEHSDPVSSDDVTDVCVALDEITPEEDVADIAEHSEHASSDETSVSNMVLDEAILEDGHANNMGDDSKAKLDDLPESVESKLSAFAKLTEQFIKDCDEEDHYYEEKNEDIIDDENGSFVEPDLESEPDPETDYASDYASVYAAQNESPLCDDNSDDIDFINAVESIIHDDEPLDETVASSNEKTTEDTDDKNQADKDEDDSKSTFVGNVQSAYNVIPFKNPNNAEDAPESTASESKVDENENVESSDTKKTKSNSQQTPTDSSKTLHVEPNNNGQNSPADNTATGRSENKPTEPLNVEKDDNPTIDRRLLSNSYMRSIVNNFFLHKKLGSNLCEVNADLGCLEINLRNNVTIKDYYGKFSVDSDSPEATAAAAVSAAKMKGWKSIKVHGDADYVEAMVNACKSAGIGVKFDRNYSNIAALRQAAKEAAAEKMPGMFNKQSSADENANTNEASKAQSENNADQPSPKADKSEAAAKDEQVVKDAKPSPEPSKPKTDEAKSASEKAEPSNEDNDSESDVKAEVKSGDANEQPSEDTNSEASTGGKELEPLPLTSSQDRFF